The Aeromicrobium yanjiei genome includes a region encoding these proteins:
- a CDS encoding winged helix-turn-helix transcriptional regulator encodes MSQESVPFDVFTAMCPSREVLEHVTSRWGVLTLAALSSEPARFGELRRRVDGISEKMLSQTLKALEGDGLVDRRVHSTLPPHVEYVLTPAGQQVAEAVQALIVSLYGVMPDVMRVRDGV; translated from the coding sequence ATGTCCCAGGAGTCGGTTCCGTTCGACGTCTTCACCGCGATGTGCCCGTCTCGCGAGGTGCTTGAGCACGTGACGAGCCGGTGGGGGGTGCTGACCCTCGCCGCGTTGTCGAGCGAGCCGGCACGGTTCGGCGAGCTGCGCCGCCGGGTGGACGGCATCAGCGAGAAGATGCTCTCGCAGACCCTCAAGGCCCTTGAGGGGGACGGACTCGTCGACCGGCGGGTGCACTCGACCCTGCCGCCTCACGTCGAGTACGTCCTGACGCCCGCGGGCCAACAGGTCGCGGAGGCGGTGCAGGCGTTGATCGTCTCGCTCTATGGCGTGATGCCCGACGTCATGCGCGTGCGCGACGGCGTCTGA
- a CDS encoding SDR family oxidoreductase yields the protein MTIAVTAATGHLGSLVVSSLLDRVPAAEIVAVVRDRDKAQPFADRGVDVRVADYTDADSFDSALAGVDRLLLISGTDFGDRRAQHAGIIDAAAHNGVSLVAYTSAPAADTSTLPVAPDHLATEQYLAQSGIDHVLLRNGWYHENYLPTLETARQTGSVLTSAGDGRVSSAARADLAEAAAVVLTTDEPVKPVYELGGDVAWSQAELASTIGDVLGSPVSVAQVQPEEQAAILAGAGVPPFWADFAVSTDASIRDGELEVPGNELSTLIGRPTTPLAETLRAAV from the coding sequence ATGACCATCGCCGTCACCGCCGCCACCGGCCACCTGGGCTCGCTCGTCGTCAGCTCCCTGCTCGACCGGGTCCCCGCCGCCGAGATCGTCGCCGTCGTGCGCGACCGCGACAAGGCCCAGCCCTTCGCAGACCGCGGCGTCGACGTCCGTGTCGCCGACTACACCGATGCCGACTCGTTCGACAGCGCACTCGCCGGGGTCGACCGGCTGCTGCTGATCTCGGGAACCGACTTCGGCGACCGTCGTGCGCAGCACGCCGGCATCATCGACGCGGCCGCTCACAACGGCGTCTCGCTCGTCGCCTACACCAGCGCGCCCGCTGCCGACACGTCCACGCTGCCGGTCGCGCCCGATCACCTCGCGACCGAGCAGTATCTCGCCCAGAGCGGGATCGACCACGTCCTGCTGCGCAACGGCTGGTACCACGAGAACTACCTGCCGACCCTCGAGACCGCGCGCCAGACCGGCTCGGTCCTCACCTCCGCAGGTGACGGACGGGTCTCCAGCGCCGCCCGCGCCGACCTCGCGGAGGCGGCGGCGGTCGTGCTGACGACCGACGAGCCCGTGAAGCCGGTCTACGAGCTGGGCGGCGACGTGGCCTGGTCGCAGGCCGAGCTCGCGTCCACGATCGGCGACGTGCTGGGCTCCCCCGTGTCGGTGGCGCAGGTGCAGCCCGAGGAGCAGGCTGCCATCCTCGCCGGGGCCGGCGTCCCGCCGTTCTGGGCCGACTTCGCGGTCAGCACCGACGCCTCGATCCGTGACGGCGAGCTCGAGGTCCCCGGCAACGAGCTCAGCACCTTGATCGGCCGTCCGACCACACCACTGGCCGAGACGCTTCGCGCCGCTGTGTGA